A region of Alosa alosa isolate M-15738 ecotype Scorff River chromosome 17, AALO_Geno_1.1, whole genome shotgun sequence DNA encodes the following proteins:
- the LOC125310256 gene encoding potassium channel subfamily K member 1-like — translation MLQCLSGSACMRLIQGNKTTWCFVCLVVSYVLYLIFGALIFSSVELPYEDDLKRDLLSFKQQFLQDNTCLSDDRLEEFLARVLEANNYGVSVLNNASANRNWDFTSSLFFASTVLSTTGYGHSVPLSDGGKAFCIIYSVLGIPFTLLFLTAVVQRIMVYVTRRPVNYLHRRLGLSKPLVAGVHATLLALITASCFFLIPAIIFSALEDDWNFLESFYFCFISLSTIGLGDYVPGEGYNQRFRQLYKVGITAYLLLGLIAMLVVLETFCELQHLKTLRKMFYVKQEKKEDELTIVDHDHLSFTTVCEQTTPVADNRGDPFTDDASMAEASPVTPSDSIVIR, via the exons ATGCTTCAGTGTCTTTCGGGAAGCGCATGTATGAGGCTGATACAAGGTAATAAAACGACGTGGTGTTTTGTGTGCCTTGTAGTGAGCTATGTATTATACCTGATATTCGGAGCTTTAATATTCTCTTCTGTGGAATTACCGTATGAGGATGACCTGAAAAGGGACCTCCTATCATTCAAACAGCAGTTTCTTCAGGACAATACCTGCTTATCTGACGATCGTTTAGAAGAGTTTCTTGCGAGAGTGCTTGAGGCAAACAATTACGGAGTGTCTGTGCTAAACAACGCATCCGCAAACAGGAACTGGGATTTTACCTCTTCGCTATTTTTCGCAAGCACTGTTCTCTCCACCACAG GCTATGGACACTCGGTGCCACTATCCGATGGAGGAAAAGCCTTCTGCATCATCTACTCTGTCCTCGGGATCCCCttcaccctcctcttcctcacggCGGTGGTCCAGAGGATCATGGTCTACGTCACACGGCGGCCTGTTAACTACCTGCACAGGCGGCTGGGGCTGTCGAAGCCTCTGGTGGCTGGAGTTCACGCCACTCTGCTGGCCCTGATCACGGCCTCGTGCTTCTTCCTCATTCCTGCCATAATCTTCTCGGCGCTCGAGGACGATTGGAACTTCCTGGAGTCTTTCTACTTCTGCTTCATCTCGCTGAGCACCATTGGCCTTGGGGACTACGTCCCGGGGGAGGGCTACAACCAGCGCTTCCGTCAGCTCTACAAAGTGGGCATCACAG CTTATTTGCTCCTGGGCCTGATTGCAATGCTTGTAGTGCTGGAGACCTTCTGTGAGCTGCAGCATCTGAAAACCTTGAGGAAAATGTTCTACGTGAagcaggagaagaaggaggacgAGTTGACCATTGTGGATCATGACCATCTGTCCTTCACCACAGTATGTGAACAGACAACCCCTGTGGCAGATAATAGGGGAGATCCCTTTACAGATGACGCCTCTATGGCTGAAGCTTCACCAGTCACTCCCAGCGACAGCATTGTAATTAGATGA
- the LOC125310255 gene encoding putative thiamine transporter SLC35F3 isoform X1, with product MQCNSYHSLFCRGMRTAPDLSPRRLSDISPQLQQLKALVVVVDDDTKEELKSSRSVETINNTSIEERILRIAGYYGCSGEEASNDKAPLSKPDEFSMTSSGSQADVSKASRSRKLRCYTQIVMVHLQQALWGVAVTMCVCWSWCGSTQLAKVTLRRLNAPLTITWFSTSWNCLLFPLYYLGYLCCSAERQSPRQRFRECCRFLGDEGLTKRVLVGRVVPFGLLWTLTCYLYLQGLRMIPPTDASALFCCSRAFVFLLSWVVLQQRFMGVRIVAAILSIAGIVMMTYADGFHSYSVFGISLVVASASMAALYKVLFRLFLGSAKLGEAALYLSVLGGANLVFVGVVPLLLLLTGAEELGSLGDVPWACLCGAAALLLVFNFLINFGVLITLPTLISLGVVLSVPVNAVIDRCASEVQFNSVRVIALSVIGVGFLLLLLPEDWDQSLLQLCSALHHYQQPPGGATDTCTETTHVLKSCPSKPASGH from the exons ATGCAGTGCAACTCATATCATTCCTTGTTTTGCAGAGGTATGCGAACTGCTCCAGACTTGAGCCCAAGGCGCCTGTCCGATATTAGCCCACAACTACAGCAGCTGAAGGCCCTCGTTGTTGTCGTCGATGACGATACTAAAGAAGAGTTGAAGTCGTCCCGCTCCGTGGAGACAATCAACAATACGTCAATCGAAGAGCGAATACTTAGAATTGCTGGCTACTATGGCTGCAGTG GTGAGGAAGCTTCCAACGACAAAGCCCCTCTGTCCAAGCCTGATGAGTTTTCCATGACAAGCAGTGGGTCCCAGGCCGACGTGTCCAAGGCAAGCAGGAGCAGGAAGCTGCGTTGCTATACGCAAATCGTCATGGTGCACCTGCAACAGGCTCTGTGGGGCGTTGCCGTGACAATGTGCGTGTGCTGGTCATGGTGCGGCTCCACCCAACTTGCCAAGGTGACCCTCAGGCGTTTGAATGCCCCCCTGACCATCACCTGGTTCTCCACCTCCTGGAActgcctcctcttccccctgtACTACCTTGGCTACTTGTGCTGCAGTGCTGAGAGGCAGAGTCCTCGGCAGAGGTTCAG GGAGTGCTGTCGTTTCCTTGGTGATGAGGGGCTGACCAAGCGAGTTCTGGTGGGTCGTGTGGTTCCGTTTGGGTTGTTGTGGACTCTCACCTGCTACCTGTACCTGCAAGGACTGCGGATGATTCCACCCACTGACGCCTCTGCCCTCTTTTGCTGCTCCAGAGCCTTTGTTTTCCTGCTGTCCTGGGTCGTGTTGCAACAGCGCTTTATGGGTGTTCGG ATTGTTGCCGCCATTTTATCCATTGCTGGCATAGTGATGATGACATATGCAGATGGTTTCCATAGCTACTCTGTGTTTGGCATCTCACTGGTAGTAGCCTCTGCCTCCATGGCTGCATTGTACAAG GTTCTGTTTAGACTCTTCCTGGGCAGTGCTAAGCTGGGAGAAGCGGCTCTGTACCTGAGTGTCCTGGGTGGGGCCAACCTGGTGTTTGTTGGTGTGGtccccctcctcctgctgctgactGGTGCGGAGGAACTAGGCTCTCTGGGGGACGTGCCCTGGGCCTGTCTCTGTGGGGCTGCCGCTCTGCTACTAG TCTTCAACTTCCTGATTAACTTTGGCGTGTTGATAACACTTCCAACTCTGATCTCTCTGGGGGTTGTGCTCAGTGTACCAGTAAATGCTG TTATAGATCGCTGTGCAAGTGAGGTGCAGTTCAACAGCGTGCGTGTGATCGCCCTCAGCGTTATTGGCGTGGGCttcctactgctgctgctgcctgagGACTGGGACCAGAGTCTGCTGCAGCTCTGCTCCGCACTGCACCACTACCAGCAGCCCCCAGGGGGCgccacagacacatgcacagagactacACATGTGCTGAAGAGCTGTCCCTCCAAACCGGCATCTGGACACTGA
- the LOC125310255 gene encoding putative thiamine transporter SLC35F3 isoform X2 yields MTSSGSQADVSKASRSRKLRCYTQIVMVHLQQALWGVAVTMCVCWSWCGSTQLAKVTLRRLNAPLTITWFSTSWNCLLFPLYYLGYLCCSAERQSPRQRFRECCRFLGDEGLTKRVLVGRVVPFGLLWTLTCYLYLQGLRMIPPTDASALFCCSRAFVFLLSWVVLQQRFMGVRIVAAILSIAGIVMMTYADGFHSYSVFGISLVVASASMAALYKVLFRLFLGSAKLGEAALYLSVLGGANLVFVGVVPLLLLLTGAEELGSLGDVPWACLCGAAALLLVFNFLINFGVLITLPTLISLGVVLSVPVNAVIDRCASEVQFNSVRVIALSVIGVGFLLLLLPEDWDQSLLQLCSALHHYQQPPGGATDTCTETTHVLKSCPSKPASGH; encoded by the exons ATGACAAGCAGTGGGTCCCAGGCCGACGTGTCCAAGGCAAGCAGGAGCAGGAAGCTGCGTTGCTATACGCAAATCGTCATGGTGCACCTGCAACAGGCTCTGTGGGGCGTTGCCGTGACAATGTGCGTGTGCTGGTCATGGTGCGGCTCCACCCAACTTGCCAAGGTGACCCTCAGGCGTTTGAATGCCCCCCTGACCATCACCTGGTTCTCCACCTCCTGGAActgcctcctcttccccctgtACTACCTTGGCTACTTGTGCTGCAGTGCTGAGAGGCAGAGTCCTCGGCAGAGGTTCAG GGAGTGCTGTCGTTTCCTTGGTGATGAGGGGCTGACCAAGCGAGTTCTGGTGGGTCGTGTGGTTCCGTTTGGGTTGTTGTGGACTCTCACCTGCTACCTGTACCTGCAAGGACTGCGGATGATTCCACCCACTGACGCCTCTGCCCTCTTTTGCTGCTCCAGAGCCTTTGTTTTCCTGCTGTCCTGGGTCGTGTTGCAACAGCGCTTTATGGGTGTTCGG ATTGTTGCCGCCATTTTATCCATTGCTGGCATAGTGATGATGACATATGCAGATGGTTTCCATAGCTACTCTGTGTTTGGCATCTCACTGGTAGTAGCCTCTGCCTCCATGGCTGCATTGTACAAG GTTCTGTTTAGACTCTTCCTGGGCAGTGCTAAGCTGGGAGAAGCGGCTCTGTACCTGAGTGTCCTGGGTGGGGCCAACCTGGTGTTTGTTGGTGTGGtccccctcctcctgctgctgactGGTGCGGAGGAACTAGGCTCTCTGGGGGACGTGCCCTGGGCCTGTCTCTGTGGGGCTGCCGCTCTGCTACTAG TCTTCAACTTCCTGATTAACTTTGGCGTGTTGATAACACTTCCAACTCTGATCTCTCTGGGGGTTGTGCTCAGTGTACCAGTAAATGCTG TTATAGATCGCTGTGCAAGTGAGGTGCAGTTCAACAGCGTGCGTGTGATCGCCCTCAGCGTTATTGGCGTGGGCttcctactgctgctgctgcctgagGACTGGGACCAGAGTCTGCTGCAGCTCTGCTCCGCACTGCACCACTACCAGCAGCCCCCAGGGGGCgccacagacacatgcacagagactacACATGTGCTGAAGAGCTGTCCCTCCAAACCGGCATCTGGACACTGA